The Mytilus trossulus isolate FHL-02 chromosome 3, PNRI_Mtr1.1.1.hap1, whole genome shotgun sequence genome contains a region encoding:
- the LOC134712153 gene encoding uncharacterized protein LOC134712153, giving the protein MAAFSILTIAACFSLTLAQMSSLNDLLTLQALDVDIPDAAIGHALRGGGLSSLLSRRRGGHHNFGGFQFGRQASVPQTILPQANLQQAQLQQANLGSFGNARQTLQQFTGGNALQQRGNVGFLNQQQQQLAPANLGQFASNALGGNTGLTQLPQQPKLSDFGTGSQNLFSQQSSMNALGGSQFGSLSGQNRLTGNQLQGFGRASRSLRRGNAGVGGRSLSVLG; this is encoded by the coding sequence atggcGGCGTTTAGCATTTTAACGATAGCTGCATGCTTCTCATTAACACTTGCACAGATGTCAAGTCTTAACGACCTGCTTACCCTGCAAGCACTGGACGTTGATATCCCGGACGCAGCTATCGGGCATGCTCTAAGAGGTGGTGGATTATCGTCCTTGTTATCTAGAAGAAGAGGAGGACACCACAACTTTGGTGGTTTTCAGTTTGGAAGACAAGCTAGTGTTCCACAGACAATACTACCACAAGCCAATCTACAACAAGCGCAATTACAGCAGGCAAATCTTGGATCATTCGGGAATGCAAGACAGACATTACAACAGTTCACAGGAGGAAATGCTCTTCAGCAAAGGGGAAATGTTGGATTCCTTAACCAACAACAGCAACAATTAGCACCTGCAAACCTTGGTCAGTTTGCATCAAATGCACTTGGTGGAAACACAGGTTTAACACAGTTGCCACAACAACCAAAACTAAGCGACTTTGGAACCGGCAGTCAGAACTTATTCTCTCAACAATCTTCTATGAATGCGTTAGGAGGTTCTCAATTTGGAAGTTTATCAGGTCAGAATAGATTAACAGGAAATCAATTACAAGGGTTTGGAAGAGCCAGCAGATCACTTAGACGTGGAAATGCAGGAGTAGGAGGCAGAAGTTTGTCAGTGCttggataa